In Phreatobacter aquaticus, a single genomic region encodes these proteins:
- a CDS encoding outer membrane protein: MTRAKLLSSVALLALTIGSAHGQGLGAPRVPVAMTSGVANWTGAYAGALLGAGIGQNRWTDIGGIYNPPNTSFTSSPVGVALGLFAGYNWQTSANLVFGIEADITYNTASGSAHVSGGYAFVNSKSQFAGSLRGRAGVAVDKALFYVTGGLAFGNPSQSYVDNGFVVARSDSFRLGYVVGLGSEYMVSQNWTVRLEALYYDFGTNRPRDLTNNGYSFASRSSQIQVRAGAAYRF, from the coding sequence ATGACCCGCGCCAAGCTTCTCTCCTCCGTCGCACTGCTCGCCCTCACCATTGGCAGCGCCCATGGCCAGGGTCTGGGCGCGCCCCGCGTGCCGGTCGCCATGACATCCGGCGTGGCCAACTGGACCGGCGCCTATGCCGGCGCCTTGCTCGGGGCAGGAATCGGCCAGAATCGCTGGACCGACATCGGCGGCATCTACAACCCGCCCAACACGTCATTCACTTCAAGCCCGGTCGGCGTCGCGCTCGGCCTGTTCGCTGGCTACAACTGGCAGACGTCGGCCAATCTCGTGTTCGGCATCGAGGCCGACATCACCTACAACACGGCGAGCGGCAGCGCGCATGTCTCCGGCGGCTATGCGTTCGTCAATTCGAAGTCGCAGTTCGCCGGCAGCCTGCGTGGGCGCGCGGGCGTCGCGGTCGACAAGGCCCTGTTCTACGTGACGGGCGGTCTGGCCTTTGGGAACCCGTCGCAGAGCTATGTCGACAATGGGTTCGTGGTCGCCCGCTCTGACAGCTTCCGGCTCGGCTATGTCGTGGGCCTCGGCAGCGAGTACATGGTCAGCCAGAACTGGACCGTGCGGCTTGAAGCCCTCTACTATGACTTCGGCACCAACAGGCCGCGCGATCTGACCAACAATGGCTATTCCTTCGCTTCGCGGAGCTCGCAGATCCAGGTCCGCGCAGGCGCCGCCTACCGCTTCTGA
- a CDS encoding class I adenylate-forming enzyme family protein — translation MIFVDTIHLHAGLFPNRPAIIMADRRVTYRMLSDEIHWVSARLHQAGFRSGDMVIVDIENPIRHFTLVSALMNLGMVSMTASGSITEVPEVGITAVLASRTMATPQAMRLVVVDDRWFQPLDDAAYPIDPASRDPNRLIMFGLTSGTTGQQKAIPFTVGEFDLRLRNLMLYHGAPGTERDLVLIGFASQWALSETARALASARTVCLARNAEEAVRLIDLYQVGVILGSPQQFAGLLAALDEAPVSCASVRLASLAGAMLGAELAAGIRKRITPLVLVGYGSTEAGKTALASLDTVEMIPGGVGHIVPSARLEIVDDEDNAVAPGASGRVRIIAAGGGRPYERGTLYPDRTPDWFYPGDLGHLTAEGLLVIEGRTDELINAGGLKVAPDRVEELVAGRRDIADAAAFAVRGAGGFDQIWLAIVQRQPVQPDELIAFCRRRSETLAPVRIVVVDAIPRNAMGKVERAKLKALAGR, via the coding sequence ATGATCTTCGTCGATACGATCCACCTGCACGCCGGTCTCTTTCCAAACCGCCCTGCCATCATCATGGCTGATCGGCGGGTCACCTACAGGATGCTGTCGGACGAGATCCATTGGGTGTCCGCGCGCCTTCACCAGGCAGGCTTCCGGTCCGGAGACATGGTGATCGTCGATATCGAGAACCCGATCCGCCACTTCACTCTCGTCTCGGCCCTGATGAATCTCGGGATGGTCTCGATGACGGCGAGCGGCTCCATCACCGAAGTGCCGGAGGTCGGCATCACCGCCGTGTTGGCGAGCCGCACCATGGCCACGCCTCAGGCGATGCGCCTTGTCGTCGTCGACGACAGGTGGTTCCAGCCGTTGGATGATGCCGCCTATCCGATAGATCCCGCATCGCGCGATCCGAACCGCCTCATCATGTTCGGGCTAACCTCGGGTACGACAGGGCAGCAGAAGGCCATTCCCTTCACTGTGGGCGAATTCGACCTGCGCCTGCGAAACCTGATGCTCTATCATGGTGCGCCGGGCACCGAGCGTGATCTGGTGCTGATCGGCTTCGCCTCGCAATGGGCCCTGTCGGAAACGGCGCGTGCTCTCGCCTCGGCGCGCACGGTGTGCCTGGCCCGGAACGCCGAGGAGGCGGTGCGGCTGATCGATCTCTACCAAGTGGGGGTCATCCTTGGCTCACCGCAGCAGTTCGCGGGCCTGCTGGCGGCGCTCGACGAGGCACCGGTCTCCTGCGCATCGGTGCGGTTGGCCTCGCTGGCGGGGGCGATGCTCGGGGCTGAGCTTGCAGCTGGCATCCGGAAGCGCATCACCCCGCTAGTTCTGGTCGGCTATGGCTCGACAGAGGCTGGCAAGACGGCACTTGCGTCGCTCGATACCGTCGAGATGATTCCAGGCGGCGTCGGCCACATCGTGCCTTCGGCCCGGCTGGAGATTGTCGATGACGAGGACAACGCCGTTGCGCCGGGCGCCTCGGGGCGCGTCCGGATCATTGCGGCAGGCGGCGGGCGGCCCTACGAGCGCGGTACGCTCTATCCCGACCGGACACCGGACTGGTTCTATCCCGGCGACCTCGGGCACCTGACGGCGGAGGGCCTGCTGGTGATCGAAGGGCGCACCGACGAATTGATCAATGCCGGCGGGCTCAAGGTTGCGCCTGACCGGGTCGAGGAGTTGGTGGCGGGACGGCGGGACATTGCCGATGCGGCGGCCTTCGCTGTTCGCGGCGCTGGTGGTTTCGATCAGATCTGGCTTGCCATCGTGCAGCGACAGCCCGTGCAGCCGGACGAGCTGATTGCCTTCTGCCGCCGGCGCTCCGAGACGCTTGCGCCGGTGCGGATCGTGGTTGTCGATGCGATCCCCCGCAATGCGATGGGCAAGGTCGAACGCGCCAAACTGAAGGCCCTTGCTGGACGCTGA
- a CDS encoding Bug family tripartite tricarboxylate transporter substrate binding protein, whose translation MRTSSLVTINRRTLALGVGLLAVAPVGRSAVGQDRGQIRIIVPFSAGTTIDALARGLAEALEPSLGRRPIVANRDGAAGTLAFVDLAQAEPDGLTLVFSGPTQLTVHPHLRREPHLDPAAYLPLCQVYELSFVLVASKASGIADVADLVRRAAAAPGTLRMGHQGRAAATHLQLMGFATSAGIGVNDIPYRAHGQMLADLANGQLDGAVLATGSFDPALVRPLAVFSERLSPVYPGVPTIGSFGYPISLQAFGGLFARAGLAPDRQAMLEEACRQAFERPVFRDIAARTGVEAIYGDHAAFAARLSGETQRMKSLLDRLGLTPN comes from the coding sequence ATGCGGACATCATCGCTCGTGACGATCAATCGGCGGACGCTGGCTCTCGGCGTTGGTCTGCTCGCTGTCGCCCCGGTCGGGCGCTCAGCGGTCGGGCAGGACAGGGGGCAGATCCGCATCATCGTGCCCTTCTCCGCGGGAACGACCATCGACGCCCTCGCGCGCGGCCTTGCCGAGGCCCTGGAGCCATCGCTCGGCCGCCGTCCGATCGTCGCCAATCGCGATGGAGCGGCGGGCACGCTCGCCTTTGTCGATCTGGCCCAGGCAGAGCCGGACGGCCTGACGCTGGTCTTTTCCGGACCGACCCAGCTCACCGTCCATCCGCATCTGAGGCGCGAGCCGCATCTTGATCCCGCGGCCTATCTGCCGCTCTGCCAAGTTTATGAGCTGTCCTTCGTGCTGGTCGCCTCCAAGGCCTCCGGCATTGCCGATGTGGCGGACCTGGTGCGGCGGGCGGCAGCGGCCCCCGGCACACTGCGCATGGGCCACCAGGGTCGGGCGGCCGCCACCCACCTGCAGTTGATGGGTTTCGCCACCAGTGCCGGCATCGGCGTCAACGACATTCCCTATCGCGCTCATGGCCAGATGCTGGCGGATCTCGCCAATGGTCAGCTCGATGGCGCGGTGCTGGCAACCGGATCGTTCGATCCCGCGCTGGTTCGCCCACTGGCGGTCTTCTCTGAGCGGCTATCGCCGGTCTATCCGGGCGTGCCGACCATCGGCAGTTTCGGATATCCCATTTCGCTCCAGGCATTCGGCGGATTGTTCGCTCGCGCTGGTCTAGCGCCGGACCGCCAGGCGATGCTGGAGGAGGCGTGCCGCCAGGCTTTCGAACGTCCGGTCTTCCGGGATATCGCCGCCCGAACCGGCGTCGAGGCGATCTACGGCGATCACGCCGCCTTTGCGGCGCGCCTCAGCGGTGAAACACAGCGGATGAAGTCGCTGCTCGATCGGCTCGGGCTGACGCCGAACTGA
- a CDS encoding outer membrane protein — protein MIRPTLLSSVAVAALSAGTANAQSLGAPRTPVAVNWTGSYAGLLAGASWGFNRWTDVNAAYGPNNSNYNSNPMGVAFGVFAGHNWQLSQNFVVGLEADLTYSTANGTAVVLPTWAWIHGHANFAGSLRARAGYAIDRALFYVTGGLAFGNPSQIRTDLLNNPNIGARYDGFRIGYALGAGVEYMASQAWTVRLEALYYGFGSARPTDLLNAGYVYTAQSSQLQVRVGAAYRF, from the coding sequence ATGATCCGCCCAACACTTCTTTCATCGGTCGCTGTTGCTGCGCTGTCGGCCGGCACCGCCAATGCGCAGAGCCTCGGTGCACCGCGCACGCCGGTCGCGGTCAACTGGACCGGCTCCTATGCTGGCTTACTGGCGGGCGCGAGCTGGGGCTTCAACCGCTGGACTGACGTCAACGCCGCTTATGGCCCCAACAATTCGAACTACAATTCGAACCCGATGGGCGTCGCCTTTGGCGTGTTCGCCGGCCACAATTGGCAATTGTCGCAGAATTTCGTCGTCGGTCTCGAGGCCGATCTGACCTACAGCACGGCCAATGGGACCGCGGTCGTCCTACCCACCTGGGCCTGGATTCACGGCCACGCCAATTTTGCTGGCAGCCTGCGCGCCCGCGCCGGCTATGCCATCGACCGCGCCCTGTTCTACGTTACCGGCGGCCTTGCCTTCGGCAACCCGTCGCAGATTCGCACAGATCTCCTGAACAATCCGAACATCGGCGCACGTTACGATGGCTTCCGCATCGGCTACGCGCTCGGCGCGGGTGTCGAGTACATGGCCAGCCAGGCTTGGACCGTGCGTCTCGAAGCGCTCTATTACGGCTTCGGCAGTGCGCGGCCGACCGACCTGCTGAATGCCGGCTATGTCTACACCGCTCAGTCGTCCCAGTTGCAGGTGCGCGTCGGCGCCGCCTATCGCTTCTGA
- a CDS encoding bifunctional metallophosphatase/5'-nucleotidase, with protein MTAPTTVITRRQTLNLGLGAGAAVTSLAAGPVIAQAGAKVVTLLLVNDIYKMGEEKGRGGFARLNAIVKAERARGLPMIYVHAGDMYSPSLMSGFDQGAHTVELTNMAAPDVFVPGNHEFDFGPEAYFKRMDEARFPFYAANMRAADGSMLRGHIDGKIFDLGVVKLGVFGVALPTTPELSSSGDMKFLPTMETVRREAARLRRDGADLVVCCAHTDRKDDLDIVRSRLVDILLTGHDHDLAITYDGRTVMVESSEEGYYVTAIDLTLGTSGEGAEKRVTYTPSFRVNDSRLVTPDPETIARVQQYEKMLSEELDVVIATLAGELDTRTAMVRSQETAFGNLVTDAMRISSGADVAITNGGAMRGNKIYPAGTRFTRRDVLTEMPFGNRTVVAEVTGANIIAALENGVSEIEQRAGRFPHVSGMTVTVERDRPAGSRIVDVKVGGQPLDIDKVYKVATNDFMLRGGDGYTALGLRVTDADVKGKLVASDVMVHLRSLGTITPRTEGRITLR; from the coding sequence ATGACCGCACCAACGACCGTCATCACCCGTCGCCAGACACTGAATCTCGGGCTCGGCGCGGGAGCCGCCGTGACCTCGCTTGCCGCCGGGCCAGTCATCGCCCAGGCCGGCGCGAAGGTGGTGACGCTGCTGCTGGTCAACGACATCTACAAGATGGGCGAGGAGAAGGGCCGCGGGGGATTTGCCAGGCTCAACGCCATCGTCAAGGCCGAGCGGGCGCGTGGGCTGCCCATGATCTATGTCCACGCTGGCGACATGTATTCGCCCTCGCTGATGTCCGGTTTCGATCAGGGCGCGCATACGGTGGAGCTCACCAACATGGCGGCCCCGGACGTGTTCGTGCCGGGCAATCACGAGTTCGATTTCGGACCCGAGGCCTATTTCAAGCGGATGGACGAGGCGAGGTTCCCGTTCTACGCGGCGAACATGCGGGCTGCAGACGGATCGATGCTGCGTGGCCATATCGACGGCAAGATCTTCGACCTCGGCGTCGTCAAGCTCGGCGTGTTCGGCGTTGCCCTACCGACAACGCCGGAACTCTCATCCTCCGGTGACATGAAGTTCCTGCCGACCATGGAAACGGTGCGTCGCGAAGCCGCCCGCCTCCGCCGCGACGGCGCCGATCTAGTCGTCTGCTGCGCCCATACCGACCGCAAGGACGACCTCGACATCGTCCGCTCGCGTCTCGTCGATATTCTGCTGACCGGCCACGACCACGACCTCGCCATTACCTATGACGGCCGCACCGTGATGGTGGAGAGTTCCGAGGAGGGCTATTACGTCACCGCCATCGACCTGACGCTCGGCACATCGGGCGAAGGGGCCGAGAAGCGCGTCACCTACACGCCCTCGTTCCGCGTCAACGACAGCCGGCTGGTGACCCCCGATCCGGAGACGATCGCCCGCGTCCAGCAATACGAGAAGATGCTGTCGGAGGAGCTCGACGTGGTGATCGCCACGCTCGCCGGCGAACTCGATACGCGGACCGCCATGGTGCGCTCGCAGGAGACGGCGTTCGGCAATCTCGTCACCGACGCCATGCGGATCTCATCGGGCGCCGATGTCGCGATCACCAATGGCGGCGCCATGCGCGGCAACAAGATCTATCCCGCTGGCACCCGCTTCACCCGGCGCGATGTGCTGACCGAAATGCCCTTCGGCAACCGCACCGTGGTGGCCGAGGTCACGGGGGCCAACATCATCGCCGCGCTGGAGAACGGTGTCTCCGAGATCGAACAGCGTGCGGGGCGGTTCCCCCATGTCTCGGGCATGACCGTCACGGTCGAACGCGACCGCCCCGCCGGCAGCCGCATCGTCGATGTGAAAGTCGGCGGCCAGCCGCTCGACATCGACAAGGTCTACAAGGTCGCGACCAACGACTTCATGCTGCGCGGTGGCGACGGCTATACGGCGCTCGGCCTGCGCGTCACCGATGCCGACGTGAAGGGCAAGCTGGTTGCCTCGGATGTGATGGTCCATTTGCGCAGTCTCGGCACGATCACGCCGAGGACAGAGGGCCGCATAACACTGCGCTAA